In Deltaproteobacteria bacterium, the sequence AAAATAAACTAGTTAGTGGAAAAACTAAGCCTAGTGATAAATGTGCATGAGTATCTGATTGATATGTTGACACGTATTGATAACGGTTGTTCTATCAAAAAACTTACCGAGCTTTTGTCTAAATATAGGCAACTTGCAAATTGATTTCGAATAACAATATTATACAATATTATTGTATTTTTTTTATTGAAAATCTACAATAACATTGTATTTTTACCATATGAATCATATAAAACGACATATACAACCAACTTCCCAGCATTTCTTTTTATTTGGTCCTCGGGGAACCGGCAAATCGACATGGCTGCATAATCACTATCCTGATGCAGCATTCGTCGACCTTTTACAACCTATACTATATCGTAATTTTTTTACTCGACCAGAGCGTTTAAGCGATTTCGTAAAGGCCAATGCGTATAAAAAAGTTATTATTATCGATGAAATTCAACGTGTACCGCAATTGTTACCCCTTGTGCATGCCCTGATTGAAGAATATCCGAATTTGCAATTTATTCTTACAGGATCAAGTGCCCGAAAACTAAAACGTACTAATACCGATTTACTTGGCGGGCGAGCGGGCGTGAAAAAAATGCATCCATTTACCATTGCAGAATTGGGGAACATGTTTTCCCTGGATTTTGTATTAGAAAAAGGCCTGATCCCGGTAGTCTGGAGTGCCGATGATCCCAACCAGGCACTTGAAGGATATATCCAGATTTACCTAGATCAGGAGGTGAAGGCCGAGGCAATTGTAAGAAATATCGAAAATTTCTCACGTTTCCTTGAGGCAATAAGTTTTTCACAGGGATGTGTAATCAATGTGGCGAACATTTCCC encodes:
- a CDS encoding ATP-binding protein, with amino-acid sequence MNHIKRHIQPTSQHFFLFGPRGTGKSTWLHNHYPDAAFVDLLQPILYRNFFTRPERLSDFVKANAYKKVIIIDEIQRVPQLLPLVHALIEEYPNLQFILTGSSARKLKRTNTDLLGGRAGVKKMHPFTIAELGNMFSLDFVLEKGLIPVVWSADDPNQALEGYIQIYLDQEVKAEAIVRNIENFSRFLEAISFSQGCVINVANISRECQVQVNSVRNYIAILKDLLIASTITPFRKRMKRGVVAHEKFYFFDCGLFRTLRPSGPLDKPQEIDGIALETLVYQNLCAWVDNIDKAKLHFWRTQTGLEVDFIIYGPEAFYAIEVKNSGKIRPEDLRGLKAFIQDYPEATPIILYRGNERIENKKILCVNVTEFLQSFV